The genomic window GGAGATCAGGGGTGATCGGCTGCGTCAGGCCTTGGACCTGGGCAAGATCGCCGTGGTCGCCGGATTTCAGGGCGTGTCCACGGCGCGGGAAATCACGACCCTGGGTCGGGGCGGCTCGGACACCACCGCCGTGGCCGTGGCCGCCGCCCTGGGCGCGGACGTGTGCGAGATTTATTCCGACGTGGACGGGGTGTACACCACGGACCCGCGTCTGGCACCAGCGGCAAGGCGTCTGGACACCATCGACTATGAAACCATGCTCGAAATGTCGGCGGCCGGAGCCAAGGTCTTGAAGGACGACGCCGTGGAATACGCCCGCCGCCTGGGCGTGAGGATCGCCGCCGGGTCGAGCTTGTCCGGGGAGATCGGGACCATTGTGTCCAGCGAGAATCTCAACCGCGACACCCTGCAGGCCATGGTTTACCATGACCGCCTGCGCTGGCTGGTTTTTGACGAGGGCGCTCCGGTCCCCGTGGACTGCCGTCTTTGCCAGAGCGTGGAGGGGCGCGCGGTGGTTGTCGTCGATGAAAAACACGCATCCGGAATGGAGGGCGTTTCGTGTTACGCCCTGTCCCTGATCGGTTCGCGGGTGGCGGCCCAGCGGGAGCGTTTGGAGGCCGTGCGGGAAATCCTGGCCCGGCTCGGAAACAGGATCCTGGCCGTCAGCAGCACGGCCCTCAAATATGAATTTTTCCTGGAAGATCCCCTGGCGGGGGAAACGGTCGCGGCCGTCCATGACACGTTGTTCGGCCCCGTGAGCGGATGACCAGGCTGGCTCTGGGCTGTGGCCTGGCGGTTCTGATCGGGCTTTTTTTTGTGTTGGATCTGGACCGTTTTTTGACGTTGGCCGCTGTCCAGGGGGTTTTGGACAGCCTGCGCGCGGCTTGGGCCGCGCATCCTGTTTCCTTTCTCGGC from Deltaproteobacteria bacterium includes these protein-coding regions:
- a CDS encoding aspartate kinase — translated: MALVVQKYGGSSVATPEQILNLARRVMARHDRGDQVVVVVSAMGKTTDGLVAQAKALAENPDPREMDMLVSVGERISIAMMSIALNGIRPGVAVSFTGSQIGLITDCTHGDARVLEIRGDRLRQALDLGKIAVVAGFQGVSTAREITTLGRGGSDTTAVAVAAALGADVCEIYSDVDGVYTTDPRLAPAARRLDTIDYETMLEMSAAGAKVLKDDAVEYARRLGVRIAAGSSLSGEIGTIVSSENLNRDTLQAMVYHDRLRWLVFDEGAPVPVDCRLCQSVEGRAVVVVDEKHASGMEGVSCYALSLIGSRVAAQRERLEAVREILARLGNRILAVSSTALKYEFFLEDPLAGETVAAVHDTLFGPVSG